The following coding sequences are from one Salvia hispanica cultivar TCC Black 2014 chromosome 3, UniMelb_Shisp_WGS_1.0, whole genome shotgun sequence window:
- the LOC125213107 gene encoding uncharacterized protein LOC125213107 isoform X3, protein MGLLFLRGRRDCPLRSIPAGESQRVRLNRILELDDTTPIHVRSNGRIYDSLLHSDHILTMTRIVFKSEERADSSYELIAEGITETNIDRYFNFGSWIDWDNKIYDKLPPRPSSMVEPSAIYENNLPLRSSQRSNIVEPSVNENAQPLMSSEHSNVIERSVINVNNPLRNSPHPNIMEPSVINDNNPFLRSPQHFHMVEPSVVNENNIPLRSSQNQNTVEPLVNENNLREAGDPEKNENNFQQRNRRERIIRALNYLRFRRLSNTSVESRESRVERDTVIPSSVLLLVLAFLMVGSMRFVLYNQLFLFG, encoded by the exons ATGGGTCTTCTATTCTTGCGAG gAAGGAGGGATTGTCCACTCCGATCCATTCCCGCCGGTGAATCTCAGAGGGTGCGACTCAACCGCATACTGGAGCTCGATGATACCACGCCAATCCATGTACGGAGCAATGGTCGTATTTACGACTCGTTGCTTCACAGTGATCACATCCTGACAATGACGCGGATTGTGTTCAAATCTGAAGAGAGGGCTGACTCATCGTACGAGCTGATTGCAGAGGGAATAACGGAGACCAATATCGACCGTTACTTCAACTTTGGTAGCTGGATCGA CTGGGATAACAAAATCTATGATAAATTGCCGCCACG CCCTTCCAGCATGGTGGAGCCGTCGGCCATATATGAAAACAATCTACCTTTGAG GAGTTCTCAACGCTCGAACATAGTAGAACCATCAGTAAATGAAAATGCTCAACCTTTAAT GAGTTCTGAACATTCGAATGTAATTGAGCGATCAGTCATTAATGTGAACAATCCTTTAAG GAATTCTCCACACCCAAACATAATGGAGCCATCAGTCATAAATGACAACAATCCTTTTTTAAG GAGTCCTCAACATTTTCACATGGTGGAACCATCAGTTGTAAATGAGAACAATATACCTTTAAG GAGttctcaaaatcaaaatacagTGGAGCCATTAGTAAATGAAAACAATCTAAG GGAGGCTGGAGATCCGGAGAAAAACGAGAATAACTTCCA GCAACGGAACCGGAGGGAGAGGATCATCCGCGCATTGAACTATTTAAGATTCCGACGGCTATCGAATACGTCGGTTGAGAGCCGAGAGAGCAGGGTTGAGAGGGACACGGTTATTCCCTCATCTGTTCTACTCCTTGTGTTGGCCTTCCTTATGGTTGGATCCATGcgttttgttttgtacaatcaattgtttttatttggttgA
- the LOC125213107 gene encoding uncharacterized protein LOC125213107 isoform X1: MGLLFLRGRRDCPLRSIPAGESQRVRLNRILELDDTTPIHVRSNGRIYDSLLHSDHILTMTRIVFKSEERADSSYELIAEGITETNIDRYFNFGSWIDWDNKIYDKLPPRPSSMVEPSAIYENNLPLRSSQRSNIVEPSVNENAQPLMSSEHSNVIERSVINVNNPLRGSQYSTLVVTSITNDNNIPLRNSPHPNIMEPSVINDNNPFLRSPQHFHMVEPSVVNENNIPLRSSQNQNTVEPLVNENNLREAGDPEKNENNFQQRNRRERIIRALNYLRFRRLSNTSVESRESRVERDTVIPSSVLLLVLAFLMVGSMRFVLYNQLFLFG; this comes from the exons ATGGGTCTTCTATTCTTGCGAG gAAGGAGGGATTGTCCACTCCGATCCATTCCCGCCGGTGAATCTCAGAGGGTGCGACTCAACCGCATACTGGAGCTCGATGATACCACGCCAATCCATGTACGGAGCAATGGTCGTATTTACGACTCGTTGCTTCACAGTGATCACATCCTGACAATGACGCGGATTGTGTTCAAATCTGAAGAGAGGGCTGACTCATCGTACGAGCTGATTGCAGAGGGAATAACGGAGACCAATATCGACCGTTACTTCAACTTTGGTAGCTGGATCGA CTGGGATAACAAAATCTATGATAAATTGCCGCCACG CCCTTCCAGCATGGTGGAGCCGTCGGCCATATATGAAAACAATCTACCTTTGAG GAGTTCTCAACGCTCGAACATAGTAGAACCATCAGTAAATGAAAATGCTCAACCTTTAAT GAGTTCTGAACATTCGAATGTAATTGAGCGATCAGTCATTAATGTGAACAATCCTTTAAG GGGTTCTCAATATTCGACCTTAGTGGTGACATCAATCACAAATGATAACAATATACCTTTAAG GAATTCTCCACACCCAAACATAATGGAGCCATCAGTCATAAATGACAACAATCCTTTTTTAAG GAGTCCTCAACATTTTCACATGGTGGAACCATCAGTTGTAAATGAGAACAATATACCTTTAAG GAGttctcaaaatcaaaatacagTGGAGCCATTAGTAAATGAAAACAATCTAAG GGAGGCTGGAGATCCGGAGAAAAACGAGAATAACTTCCA GCAACGGAACCGGAGGGAGAGGATCATCCGCGCATTGAACTATTTAAGATTCCGACGGCTATCGAATACGTCGGTTGAGAGCCGAGAGAGCAGGGTTGAGAGGGACACGGTTATTCCCTCATCTGTTCTACTCCTTGTGTTGGCCTTCCTTATGGTTGGATCCATGcgttttgttttgtacaatcaattgtttttatttggttgA
- the LOC125213107 gene encoding uncharacterized protein LOC125213107 isoform X2, giving the protein MGLLFLRGRRDCPLRSIPAGESQRVRLNRILELDDTTPIHVRSNGRIYDSLLHSDHILTMTRIVFKSEERADSSYELIAEGITETNIDRYFNFGSWIDWDNKIYDKLPPRPSSMVEPSAIYENNLPLRSSQRSNIVEPSVNENAQPLMSSEHSNVIERSVINVNNPLRGSQYSTLVVTSITNDNNIPLRNSPHPNIMEPSVINDNNPFLRSPQHFHMVEPSVVNENNIPLSSQNQNTVEPLVNENNLREAGDPEKNENNFQQRNRRERIIRALNYLRFRRLSNTSVESRESRVERDTVIPSSVLLLVLAFLMVGSMRFVLYNQLFLFG; this is encoded by the exons ATGGGTCTTCTATTCTTGCGAG gAAGGAGGGATTGTCCACTCCGATCCATTCCCGCCGGTGAATCTCAGAGGGTGCGACTCAACCGCATACTGGAGCTCGATGATACCACGCCAATCCATGTACGGAGCAATGGTCGTATTTACGACTCGTTGCTTCACAGTGATCACATCCTGACAATGACGCGGATTGTGTTCAAATCTGAAGAGAGGGCTGACTCATCGTACGAGCTGATTGCAGAGGGAATAACGGAGACCAATATCGACCGTTACTTCAACTTTGGTAGCTGGATCGA CTGGGATAACAAAATCTATGATAAATTGCCGCCACG CCCTTCCAGCATGGTGGAGCCGTCGGCCATATATGAAAACAATCTACCTTTGAG GAGTTCTCAACGCTCGAACATAGTAGAACCATCAGTAAATGAAAATGCTCAACCTTTAAT GAGTTCTGAACATTCGAATGTAATTGAGCGATCAGTCATTAATGTGAACAATCCTTTAAG GGGTTCTCAATATTCGACCTTAGTGGTGACATCAATCACAAATGATAACAATATACCTTTAAG GAATTCTCCACACCCAAACATAATGGAGCCATCAGTCATAAATGACAACAATCCTTTTTTAAG GAGTCCTCAACATTTTCACATGGTGGAACCATCAGTTGTAAATGAGAACAATATACCTTTAAG ttctcaaaatcaaaatacagTGGAGCCATTAGTAAATGAAAACAATCTAAG GGAGGCTGGAGATCCGGAGAAAAACGAGAATAACTTCCA GCAACGGAACCGGAGGGAGAGGATCATCCGCGCATTGAACTATTTAAGATTCCGACGGCTATCGAATACGTCGGTTGAGAGCCGAGAGAGCAGGGTTGAGAGGGACACGGTTATTCCCTCATCTGTTCTACTCCTTGTGTTGGCCTTCCTTATGGTTGGATCCATGcgttttgttttgtacaatcaattgtttttatttggttgA
- the LOC125214966 gene encoding uncharacterized protein LOC125214966, translating into MFFKTRLVNKTDHRIDFDVEQGYCPLVALPPGKSQRVAVHVVLNINFNRPTSPIRVLINGRFHGMWLHPYRIAKMSQIVFKYQHGLLTAEGSIESYFDRYFACCINWDNRIYHQIAQVDCTSTLGSVSEPNKETKPPEKTLQPMLRVHIPAQQMAQLEPQPEIPDVPAASEIRVSLELPTNCKRKFVIDHRTKLQQKISAKKQCNNDEFNQLFAQFSRVSLNITVFPNFIDAAASMLSVEESMRARLDVRDIGLDGGDFAVVAEQDRAMAVDMRSSVTAPRWSDKRARLPWRINSPRPSARRRWETTGFSETAPPVRAAVKSGAKGLFKYVINHVYKMVNFYTVNINKYKPII; encoded by the exons ATGTTTTTCAAGACTAGGTTGGTCAACAAAACCGACCATCGGATCGATTTTGATGTTGAACAAGGGTATTGTCCACTCGTAGCTCTGCCCCCGGGCAAATCTCAAAGGGTGGCAGTCCACGTTGTACTCAACATCAACTTCAACAGACCAACGTCACCGATCCGTGTACTGATCAATGGCCGTTTTCACGGCATGTGGTTGCATCCGTATCGAATCGCTAAGATGTCGCAGATTgtctttaaatatcaacacggTTTGCTGACTGCAGAAGGATCAATCGAGTCTTACTTTGACCGTTACTTTGCTTGTTGCATCAA CTGGGACAATAGAATCTACCATCAAATAGCACAAGTTGATTGTACATCTACATTGGGAAGTGTTag CGAGCCtaacaaagaaacaaaaccTCCAGAAAAAACCCTCCA GCCCATGTTACGAGTGCATATACCAGCACAGCAGATGGCTCAACTCGAACCACAACCGGAAATACCCGATGTCCCGGCCGCTTCAGAGATTAGGGTTTCCCTTGAACTCCCAA CAAACTGCAAAAGAAAATTCGTCATTGACCACAGAACAAAattgcaacaaaaaatatctGCGAAAAAACAGTGCAACAATGATGAGTTTAACCAACTGTTCGCTCAATTTTCCCGCGTCTCCCTCAACATCACCGTCTTCCCCAATTTCATCGACGCCGCAGCTTCCATG CTCTCCGTGGAGGAATCGATGCGAGCTAGGCTTGACGTTCGCGATATCGGCCTCGACGGCGGCGATTTCGCGGTGGTCGCGGAGCAGGACAGAGCTATGGCGGTGGATATGCGATCGTCGGTGACGGCTCCGAGATGGAGCGACAAGAGAGCTCGCCTTCCGTGGCGGATCAATTCGCCGCGGCCATCAGCGCGGCGGCGGTGGGAGACCACTGGCTTCTCTGAGACGGCTCCGCCGGTTAGGGCTGCGGTAAAATCAGGCGCCAAGGGTTTGTTTAAGTATGTGATTAACCATGTGTACAAAATGGTGAATTTTTATACTGTgaatatcaacaaatataaACCGATTATTTAA
- the LOC125213107 gene encoding uncharacterized protein LOC125213107 isoform X4, whose protein sequence is MGLLFLRGRRDCPLRSIPAGESQRVRLNRILELDDTTPIHVRSNGRIYDSLLHSDHILTMTRIVFKSEERADSSYELIAEGITETNIDRYFNFGSWIDWDNKIYDKLPPRPSSMVEPSAIYENNLPLRSSQRSNIVEPSVNENAQPLMSSEHSNVIERSVINVNNPLRSPQHFHMVEPSVVNENNIPLRSSQNQNTVEPLVNENNLREAGDPEKNENNFQQRNRRERIIRALNYLRFRRLSNTSVESRESRVERDTVIPSSVLLLVLAFLMVGSMRFVLYNQLFLFG, encoded by the exons ATGGGTCTTCTATTCTTGCGAG gAAGGAGGGATTGTCCACTCCGATCCATTCCCGCCGGTGAATCTCAGAGGGTGCGACTCAACCGCATACTGGAGCTCGATGATACCACGCCAATCCATGTACGGAGCAATGGTCGTATTTACGACTCGTTGCTTCACAGTGATCACATCCTGACAATGACGCGGATTGTGTTCAAATCTGAAGAGAGGGCTGACTCATCGTACGAGCTGATTGCAGAGGGAATAACGGAGACCAATATCGACCGTTACTTCAACTTTGGTAGCTGGATCGA CTGGGATAACAAAATCTATGATAAATTGCCGCCACG CCCTTCCAGCATGGTGGAGCCGTCGGCCATATATGAAAACAATCTACCTTTGAG GAGTTCTCAACGCTCGAACATAGTAGAACCATCAGTAAATGAAAATGCTCAACCTTTAAT GAGTTCTGAACATTCGAATGTAATTGAGCGATCAGTCATTAATGTGAACAATCCTTTAAG GAGTCCTCAACATTTTCACATGGTGGAACCATCAGTTGTAAATGAGAACAATATACCTTTAAG GAGttctcaaaatcaaaatacagTGGAGCCATTAGTAAATGAAAACAATCTAAG GGAGGCTGGAGATCCGGAGAAAAACGAGAATAACTTCCA GCAACGGAACCGGAGGGAGAGGATCATCCGCGCATTGAACTATTTAAGATTCCGACGGCTATCGAATACGTCGGTTGAGAGCCGAGAGAGCAGGGTTGAGAGGGACACGGTTATTCCCTCATCTGTTCTACTCCTTGTGTTGGCCTTCCTTATGGTTGGATCCATGcgttttgttttgtacaatcaattgtttttatttggttgA